The following coding sequences are from one Streptomyces dengpaensis window:
- a CDS encoding aminotransferase class I/II-fold pyridoxal phosphate-dependent enzyme produces MQPIATELLRDGDGDGKGEGEGKGKGEGAGKGKGEGEGKGKGEGAGEGGSASGGLVEVLADRRARLRVQHDHLAGLLTGTGWTYTLPDGGLCLWLHLAGTTTATGLAERAARRGLAVSPGPLFAADRATLTHHLRLAFTATSEVLTRAVGLLR; encoded by the coding sequence CTGCAGCCGATCGCCACGGAGCTGCTGCGCGATGGCGACGGCGATGGCAAGGGCGAAGGCGAGGGCAAGGGCAAGGGCGAAGGCGCGGGCAAGGGCAAGGGCGAAGGCGAGGGCAAGGGCAAGGGCGAAGGCGCGGGCGAGGGTGGGAGCGCGAGCGGCGGCCTGGTCGAGGTCCTCGCCGACCGCCGGGCCCGCCTCCGCGTCCAGCATGACCACCTCGCCGGACTCCTGACCGGGACGGGATGGACGTACACCCTTCCGGACGGCGGACTCTGCCTCTGGCTGCACCTCGCCGGGACCACGACGGCCACGGGCCTGGCGGAACGCGCCGCACGACGCGGGCTCGCCGTGTCGCCGGGGCCGCTGTTCGCGGCGGACCGGGCGACCTTGACCCACCACCTGCGGCTGGCGTTCACGGCGACGTCCGAGGTGCTCACGCGGGCGGTGGGATTGCTGCGGTAG
- a CDS encoding SDR family NAD(P)-dependent oxidoreductase, with product MTAMRRFEGYGVLITGAARGIGAATARRLADEGAQVLVTDVDVAEAEKTAASVRERGGRAEGFRCDVADRDAVEAAVAYAVDTFGSLDVLVNNAYRCTPDAPLFEDEPDEVWARDLDITLTGAYRCSRAALPHLAASGRGAIVGIGSVNGIQDFGNHAYSAAKAGLMSLTRTLAGHAAERGVRVNLVAPGTVRTTAWDGRDDALAAVAELYPLRRVGEPEDIAAAVAFLASPDAAWITGTTLSVDGGLLAVNTGFRQAVTRRPGV from the coding sequence ATGACTGCGATGAGGCGTTTCGAGGGGTACGGGGTTCTGATCACGGGCGCGGCGCGCGGTATCGGCGCGGCGACCGCTCGCCGGCTGGCCGACGAGGGCGCCCAGGTGCTCGTCACCGACGTGGACGTGGCCGAGGCGGAGAAGACGGCGGCGTCTGTACGGGAACGCGGCGGGCGGGCCGAGGGGTTCCGGTGTGACGTGGCGGACCGGGACGCGGTCGAGGCGGCGGTCGCGTACGCCGTGGACACCTTCGGCTCGCTCGACGTCCTGGTCAACAACGCGTACCGCTGCACCCCTGACGCCCCGCTCTTCGAGGACGAGCCGGACGAGGTGTGGGCCCGCGACCTCGACATCACCCTGACCGGCGCCTACCGCTGCTCCCGTGCGGCGCTTCCACACCTCGCGGCCTCGGGCCGCGGCGCCATCGTCGGCATCGGCTCCGTCAACGGCATCCAGGACTTCGGCAACCACGCCTACAGCGCGGCCAAGGCGGGTCTCATGTCGCTGACCCGCACCCTGGCCGGGCACGCCGCCGAGCGGGGCGTGCGCGTCAACCTGGTGGCACCGGGCACGGTACGCACCACCGCGTGGGACGGACGGGACGACGCCCTCGCCGCCGTCGCCGAGCTCTATCCGCTGCGGCGGGTCGGCGAGCCGGAGGACATCGCGGCCGCCGTCGCCTTCCTCGCCTCCCCGGACGCGGCCTGGATCACCGGCACGACCCTGAGCGTGGACGGGGGCCTGCTGGCGGTCAACACCGGCTTCCGGCAGGCGGTCACGCGGCGCCCCGGCGTCTGA